From the Malaclemys terrapin pileata isolate rMalTer1 chromosome 13, rMalTer1.hap1, whole genome shotgun sequence genome, one window contains:
- the LOC128848130 gene encoding olfactory receptor 1009-like produces MGNQTEVTEFIILGLSNDPQLQIFLFLVFLLVYLITLLSNLVIMVVIRADPHLHTPMYFFLSHLSFVDICYASTVEPKMLVHFLAEHKTISVNSCIAQMFFILQLATTEIFILSAMAYDRYTAICDPLRYMERMSKEICVQLVSGAWAIGFFHALLNTVFALKLHFCGPSQINHFSCELPPLLQLSCTESLTNQVVLLTSAVIFASSSFLLTLISYIHIISTVLRIHSAEGRRKVFSTCSSHLIVVGLFYLTGFLQYTKPSSVSSVVLDEMFSIQYSILTPMLNPIIYSLKNKEVKTAVGKMFQKFKFLK; encoded by the coding sequence ATGGGAAATCAAACCGAAGTGACTGAATTTATTATCCTGGGACTTTCCAATGACCCACAGCTGCAGATTTTTCTCTTCCTGGTTTTTTTACTTGTCTACCTAATCACGCTTTTGTCAAACCTGGTGATCATGGTGGTGATAAGGGCTGATCCTCACCTTCACACCCCAATGTACTTCTTCCTGTCTCATTTATCCTTTGTTGATATCTGCTATGCCTCAACCGTAGAGCCTAAGATGTTGGTGCATTTCCTAGCAGAGCACAAAACCATTTCTGTCAATAGCTGCATTGCACAGATGTTTTTCATTTTGCAGCTGGCTACTACTGAAATTTTTATTCTCTCAGCGATGGCTTATGACCGCTACACTGCCATCTGTGACCCATTGCGTTACATGGAGAGAATGAGCAAAGAGATCTGTGTTCAGCTGGTGAGTGGTGCATGGGCAATAGGCTTCTTCCATGCCCTGCTTAACACAGTTTTTGCCCTAAAGTTGCATTTCTGTGGGCCCAGTCAAATCAACCATTTCAGCTGTGAGCTTCCTCCCTTGTTACAACTGTCCTGCACTGAGAGTCTCACCAATCAAGTGGTGCTTCTTACTTCTGCTGTGATATTTGCATCAagctccttcctcctcaccctgATCTCCTACATTCACATCATCTCCACTGTCCTGAGGATACACTCTGCAGAGGGCAGGCGTAAAGTcttctccacctgcagctcccacctgatTGTGGTTGGCTTATTCTACCTGACAGGTTTTCTCCAGTACACAAAACCCAGCTCGGTCTCCTCTGTTGTTCTGGATGAAATGTTCTCCATCCAGTATAGCATCTTGACCCCCAtgttaaaccccatcatctacagcctgaaaaaCAAAGAGGTGAAAACAGCTGTAGGGAAAATGTTTCAGAAATTCAAATTTCTCAAGTAG